The nucleotide window TGTGGTGCACACCGTGAAAGCTTGGTTAGGACTCTGGGTGAACAAGGCAGTATCTTGGTATGTCAtgcattttccttgtcatggctggagagatggctcagtgcttaagagaacGTACTGATCTTTCAGGACCCGAGATTGGTTCTTCGCACACAACCGCCTATAACTCAACTCCTTTATCACAACAGCTCTATGGCACAGACATTCACTCTCCCAATCTCAACCAAAGAGCCAGTTCCCAAACTAAGCTACAAACTAGAAATACCTGGGGATTGTCAAGGCTTCCAAAGCCCACAGTACTATCTGTGTACACTGAGTGTGGGGACTAGGGCACTGGGGCTCCTGCAGACAGTTGGCCTGAGCCAAGATTTTGAGAATTGGATCTGCCCTCTCTGGATGCTCAGTCTCTTAAGAACCAGGACACTCAGTGGGCTCCTTGACTGCTTTCTTCAGGCAGAACCCCTCATCTGGTCCTGCAAGACTCCACTTGCCTGGCGACCCAGAGTCCCAAGTGTCTCGCTAACACCAGGCTGGACTTACGAGTTGATGGCTGCCCCTTTCTTAAGCAGGTAGTCAATGCAGGGGAGAATGTCCGACTTGTTGCCTTTATGGATGAGCAGGTGCAGGGGCGTCTGGCCGTTGTTGGTAGGCAAATCCACAGGGAACTTGTACTCTTCTATCAAGACCTGAAGGCAGGAAAGCTTGCTTCTCTGCGCTGCGAAGTGGATGGCTGTGAAGCCCTGAGAAGTGGAATGAAGAGCAcaggagaaggctcagcaggatTGGGGCGGGTCCTACAACCCTGCCTCTGTCTTGGGGTTGCCTTCTTTGTTCCCTGTGTCGCTGGAGGGGCTCAGAGTCCTTTATCCCCTACTTCTCTGCTTCCAAATGGGCCTTCTACGGATGGGTAATTAGGACCAAGGCATAGAAAAAGCCACCTCGGAGCTCCTCAGCGGCAGTTCATCTGGTAGCCTCTCTCAGGTGTTGGGGAatttcagtccctgcctccacgCTGCAGGCTTTACCTTGTCGTCGACTGTGATCTCCTTGCGCTCCCGATTCAGACAGAACCGAAGCCAGTCTACATTGCCCACCGAGGCTGCGAACAACTCGGAGTAGCTTGGAATCGCTTTGTAGTTCGACAACTCTGAAGGGCTAGAATTGGCCGGGCGGGGGTGAGTGGGGGGGCTGGGAACCTCCCTGGGTTTCCCCGCCCCCCACAAGTCGGCACACCTGCCCACCTGGGCTGCCAGGACTCGGCATCGCTGCTCGCACCCTTCTGCAAGGTGTGTTCTGTCTGCTGTGTGCTGCCCGGTGCAGCGGAACAGGATTGCTCTTTTCTGCCCGAGCCCTTTCCGGAATGCCAGGACCCTGTCCTGCGCCTCCGAGAAGCAACGCTCACAGAGGTCGCGCGGGCATTGGAACTACCGAGGCTGTGCGCACAAGGTTGCGAGGGGCCGGGCACGCGGCCCACCCCCGTCCCCCGGGTGGCGCCTCCACGGCTTTTGGCCCCAGCCAGGACTTGCAGGAGGGGTGGAGCCCGCAATCCTGGAAACTCTGCACTCCGCGCTCACTACACACTTAGCCTATAGAGAATCACAGAGGAATAAAGGGGAAAGTGCTACTGGGAAATGAAAGCTGGCCATCGCTGCCCAGAGAAAGCAGGGCCCGGTGCCACACGCACACGAAGTGCGTTTGTATTTGAAGTTGCATTATGAACTAGCTGCCCTTGAAGTTCCACCTGCTAAATTATTATGTCCTCACTGCAGCAGCATAATGGACGACCACTACGTCACACGGGCCTTCCAAAGCAGAACCGCTCCACTCGGGTACTTTTCTTGGGAAATGGAAGGATAcagagttccagggtagcctgggctacgcCGTCTTATCTCAcaaagtgccaggcatggtggtgtaagCCTGCATGCAACTCTGCACTCCAGAGTTACCATTATTAGAACACAGTAGACACTAAGGGACAAGGtcttggtttaaatattaaggcaactccacgtagttaaatgggaggtttattttgtggggtaatttacaagtgaagggataggttacagggtctgggaaaggtgtagtgcaatCCAGAGGTGttatctggagaactctgctcggtctacctccagcgttcaggatccaggaaccaagagagctcgcCCATCCAGATTTCTCAGGTCTTcaagggtcctctctcagctccgaCTTGTAGAcctgacagttaccgaagcctcaaaggggatggtacttccaggtcaaagctggaacggctACCCATTACATCAAGGCCCATTTGGGGGAAGTGGGTGCCTGTGATGTGCCtttggtgtatatgtgtgcccCAGGAAAACTGAAAGGGGAAGGGTACCCTAAGATGTGCAGAGGTAGAAAATAGAGATTCTCAGGGCTGGGGgtatggctcaggagttaagagcacatgctgatCTCTCAGAGGGGTTAGGCTCATTCACCAGCGCCCaccatgatggctcacaaccacctggaactccagttccaggatttCCAATGCCGTCTTCTGATCTCTAAGGGCATCAGGTATGTAagtggtgcacatatataaatgcagtcaaaacactcataaagtaaatctaaattaaaaaaaaactgattctCCACCCAGAAGCACCCTTCTCTAGACTCCTGCATTGTACATTGTATTACTAAGCCATGTGATGTTTAAGCTTGTCAAAAGTGGACTCTGGGAGGGAGCCCTCCTGTCCCAGACTTCacgatatatattttaaatgtttgggactagagagatgtctcTGCAGTTAAGAACAGTTGCTGACTTTTTAGAGGACcgaggtttggctcccagcacccatatgggaGCTTTcaacggtctgtaactccagttccagaggatctgatgcccccttctggccttccctaacaccaggcacatatgtggtgcacatacacacatgtaggcaaaacatccatccatataaaaattaaaaataaataataaaaagtatctCCAAAACAGCTTTTCCTGGAGCAGTGTGGGCCCCTAACTCTGGGCCAGGGTTTGGGAGAGGCAGCAAAGTGGCCCAGGAGTAAAATGTTGTATCTTAGCTAGGTGTTTCCAACAGATGTTGCAATTATTTATCCCATGATATAAAAAACCCCTATAATCTCGTCACGGTCCTTCCAAAGCCTAAGCTACTTTGAATTGGGTTTCTGTCCCTTTCAGGAAAGCCTAACTAGTAAAAAGTTCTTTGGTTAAATCCTCCATGGGGTGCAATGAGTAAGTGTGATGGCCCCTGGAATGAGCTGTGTGGGTTAGGGCTCTGTGACCTGAAGGGTGTTGAGAGCCATCTCTGCACTGTTGAGCAACAGCAAATAAATGAGAGTGAGGAATTATGCTTGGACTGCCAGGCCTGGCTTGTCTGAGTAGGGGCATACCTGCATGGGGCTAGGACTGGGTGCTCACCATCACTTTTCTGCTATGGCTTAGCATGTGCTTCTGTATGGGGCATATGTTTCTGAtaccagggcagaggcaggaactgagttGGCTCCCAGCAGCCAGTGTGCTCTCTGGAGGTCTCGGGCctggctgtgctggcaatgggcAGGAAATAGAGCTTCCGGGTCAGTGTCCTGGGTGCCAGGAGAGCTAATGTGGTCTTTGTGGAGTGGGCATCTGTGTTTGGGAGAGAACTGGGATGATACATTCTAGCAGGTAGGGCAGAGAACATTTGCTTGCAGGATCAGATTGGAGGAAGACAGGTGTCTGGGGTGTTAGCAGCACTGAGGAGAGGTCTGAGCAGGGCTGAACACTAGAGAGAGGACATGTTCCAGAAAGCTCTGTGGCCTCTCCCCATCTGCTTTCCTTAGCACTCCATTGCCACGACCATTCTGAACAGGTCCTTCACACGAGCCTCAGAACAGTTCCTGAGGATCAAAGAGGCCTGCTGGGCAGATATCTAGTCCCTTCCAGATGGCCATTTTCCTTGTGGCTGGCAGATCAAAGAGTTTATTTAATCACCTACCATGGAAGTACCATGACAGTCCAAAATGATCCCAAGAGGCATCCAGAGTGAAAGGCtttggggtctggggagatggcacaaTTGATACGGTGTTtaccacacaagtgtgaggacctgagttcagatccccaggacctatgagtactaggattaaaagcatactCCGCTATGCCCAactagacttttcttttttaatacttttaCAAACTGCATGGTATCATCTACACCTTCAAGAATGAGCAAATTTTTCTCAATCTTGTTTTCACTGGAGACAGATTCATCTCAGCtactatttttgttttccatttcagtTATATCTATGGAGGCAGGGCTACTAAAATACAAGTACAGGACAGAGGTGGAGTTCAGTAATAGAGTACCTGCTTCATAGTCTGGAgcattcccagcccccaccccgaGCCGCTTTTATTCTCAGCATGCCCCTAAAAAGAGCCCCACCCTCACCAAAAGACACGCCTGTCAATGTGCATAAGACACGGGTTTGACCACAAACTAGAAGGCTGCAGCCTGGGGCTGCTCTAGAGCGCCGTGTCGGACGCGGGGTCCTGCTGCGCCCCCTGGCGGGAGTAGAACTCGTCCGTCATGCTCTGCGGGATGCGCTTCAGCATCTCTTTGGGGAAGATGCGCAGCAGTTTCCAGCCCAGGTCCAGCGACTCGAACACGGTGCGGTTCTCGTAGGGACCTGGGGACCACGCAGGAGCGTAAAGGCTTCCTGTCCAGGAGAGAAGGGCCAGGTGGTCCCAGCCCCGCCCCCCGCCGCGCCCCACCTTGGGTGATGAAGTTCTTCTCGAACTTCTGCAGAAACTCCAGGTAGAGCAGGTCCTCCGAAGTGAGtgcctcctcccccaccaccGCTTTCATGGCTTGCACATCCTTCCCGATGGCATAGCAGGCATACTATGGAAGGGCAGTGTGGGCTCACCACCCCTGTAGGCTGAGCTCCACTTTCTGGGGACCAGCTTAGTGCAGACAGGAACTTCTTGCCCAGCTGGGGCTCAGAACTCCACCTTTTAAATCGGGGTTACCGCATCCACTGCCCCTCTCCTTACCAGCTGGTTGGAGACATCTCCGTGGTCCTTTCTGGTCATGCCCTCGCCTATGGCCGACTTCATCAGCCGTGACAGGGAAGGGAGCACGTTGATGGGGGGATAGACCTGGGCAGCAGAAGAGAGGAGCATGTGGCAGGACCCAGGCTCTCTTTTCATTCACCTGCTCCTCCACACCCTTCTCAGAAGACTCCTATTCTTCAGGCTACGCTCTGCCCGCTCTATTCCCCATGGACTCTAGGCCTTGATTACTGGGTGGAAGACAGTCAGGGTTGTTACATCGGCGAGTCTATACAGGAAGGAAGCTGGAGCTAGGGGCAATGAGGTGAAATTAGTTAATGAAACACAATTTCAAAACGTGATATTTGTACAAGCAAGTTGAagcttaattgtgtgtgtgtgtgtgtgtgtgtgtgtgtgtgtgtgtgtgtgtgtgtgtgtgtgttttgacacagtgtcttgtagcccaggctatctggATTCAAACTTGCTTGTAActaagggtggccttgaacttttgatcttcctgcctctgggattactGGCTTGTGCTAGGTTTGCAGGCTGtattatgtagtgctggggatggaacccagggcttcctacaTGCTGGGCAGGCTCTTAACCAaatgagctacagccccagccctgtTGCCCTATTTAGTGTCACCAAAGCTAATAACTGAGTGGaagagaaatgttttatatttactgCTTTCCATATGcttcatatatacaaatgcaCGCCCCCAGTACATTGGTGTGAAACATAAACATGGACCCAGAGATTAGCATCGTTTTCTTAAGGTCCTATAGCCATAGGCTAGCTGTGAAGCACAGGTTCCCCCAGTGCCTAGCTCCTGACGGTGTGGCTTTGGGCAGGCCTCTCCTCCTTCTTGCACAGGAATGATACATAACTCTTTTTTGATGTCTTGGCAGCAGGGGAGCAGATGTGGGGAGAAAGGAGGCAGCTATTGGGAAGGAACAGTACCTGCCGGTTGTGTAGCTGTCTGTCCACATAAATTTGTCCCTCTGTGATGAAGCCAGTCAAGTCTGGGATGGGGTGGGTGATATCTGCAAGCAAATACCCTGTCCTCAGTGTATGGGGGCAAGGTTCTCATCTACTTGGGGACACATGAATCTTCCTTTCAGCATGGGGATGATGGGGTGGCTGGTGGAAATGGAGGGTGGGTTCTGGAGGGCAGGGGGTGCTGGAGACTACCGTCATTGGGCATGGTGAGAATGGGGATCTGTGTGATGGAGCCACCCCGGCCCTCCACGCGGCCAGCTCGCTCATAGATGGTGGCCAAGTCTGTGTACATATATCCAGGAAAGCCACGGCGCCCTGGCACTTCCTCTCTGGCAGCTGAGACCTGCAATACCCACAATAGCAGGTACGTCAGAAGATGAAAGGCTAGACTCAGGAAGGGAGATTAGGAGGTTGGACTGACAGCACAGAAGAGGAGTACCCAGCCTGTGATTGAGCCCTGAGACTTGCTGAGAGGAGCAGGCCTAAATGagtgaattattttgtttatcagGGTGGCTGTGAGACCAAGGGAGGACCAGGGAGGGGTGGTTTGAACCGGACACCCATATCAGCCAGCACACCTCCCGCAAAGCCTCTGCATAGGAACTCATGTCAGTTAATATGACCAGCACATGCTTCTCACACTGGTAGGCAAGGAACTCAGCTGTGGTCAGGGCCAGACGAGGCGTGATGATCCGTTCAATCCTGGAAGCCAAGCATGACAGGACTCAGGGAGCCTGGGGGCTCAAGCCTGGCCCCACGAAGCCCCAGAATGGAGTGTAAGGTCGCCTGGGAGATGGCAGGGGAACAGATAAGATGAGCCCCGCCCAGGGCTCCTGGTGAAGACAATGGTTCTTAACAGTGGGCATTTCTGGCAATACTGATGCTCCCTTGGCCACTGTCCAAGGTGAGCCAAAAATGTGCCTTTCCTGCTTGAAGCTGTCCTGAGCATGCTTCCTTTAGCTGGCCTTTTCAGTTTGGGCTCTGGGCCTGTGGCTCTTCCCCTAGCAATGCCATCTCGGCCTCCAGAATTCTGTGATTTAGTTTGAGGGTACCCTTAATACCCAGGATAGATTATTAGATTTTTAATGTCATCCATGTGAACACCAGATTGAAAGCCCCATCTTCAAAACTTTCAAAATAGAGCATTTTCTGAATAAATGCCACAAAAGGTGGTCTCTGCAGTGATGACCTTGTTCAGGTGACACAGGAATGAGAGGTCCCCTGACTAGGACAGCTGCTTTGGCACAGGTATGAGGAAATCAGAGGGCAGGTGGGGTCCTGGTCTCGCTCCCTAGCATGCCCCAGGCTTCAGTTCCCCTATCTGTACAACCAAGAGTAATTCTCACAGCTCTAGCCCATGGCTGTAGTTCTGGGATGTCCTGAACTCCAGTATCCCAGGTCTAGGAAAGGGGAAGGTCCCAAGGGCAGTCTGAGCCTAGGAAGGACTCACGTAGGATCATTGGCCAAGTTCAGAAAGAGGCAGACGTTTCCCATGGTTCCATTCTGCTCGAAATCTGACTTGAAGAACCTGGCTGTCTCCATGTTCACCTAGACACATAGCCAGGGGAGATATGGGCAGGCCATGTGGCTGAGGGCTGGGCTTAGTCATGACCAGCTTTTCTCAGCAAAACTTGGGGACTGACAGCTTAACAGTCATTGGCTGTACAGGTGAATAGTCACTGAGGTGGCCACAGGGCCCAAGAAGGACTCATCAGGTCCCCTACAAAACTCAGCCTTTTTAACCTCCAGCTTCCTCTTGCCCCTCCCTCGGCCAGCTACTTCCCGACCCAGCCAGCCCCTCAGCCTCCCATCAGACCCTTGGCATCCCCTTTCAGAAGATATCTTGTCTCTGTAGGTTCCTGGGCTCCTCCTCCAGGCCAAGTATGGCCCTAGGATGCCTCAAGGGTCAATCTGACCTGGTCCCTGAGTCCATGCTCCCTTTAGCCATGCTGGGGTCTCTGCCGCCAGACTGGCCTGAACTTTAGGGGCTTCTCAGGGTGCAGGACTCAGTGTCCCCCATCAGAATAGGCTGTGCTAGAGCCGAGGCAGGCAAGGCTATTTCTCACCATTTCCAGACTTGCCTCCAGCTCCCCTTACCCCCATGGCTGCAAAGACAATCGCGAAGTTGTCCTCATGGTAATCCAGCACAGCCTTGGACTTCTTCACCAGCCCCGCTTGGCGACAGATCTGGGCAGCAATCTGAGACAGAATGGGCCAGAAGGGAGGCTGTCAGCGCCAGTGACATCTGAC belongs to Onychomys torridus chromosome 3, mOncTor1.1, whole genome shotgun sequence and includes:
- the Atp6v1b1 gene encoding V-type proton ATPase subunit B, kidney isoform, which translates into the protein MATTKADNRPGGFTGNGCDPVTAREHVQVVTRNYITHPRVTYRTVCGVNGPLVVLDQVKFAQYAEIVNFTLPDGTQRSGQVLEVAGTKAIVQVFEGTSGIDSQKTTCEFTGDILRTPVSEDMLGRIFNGSGKPIDKGPVVMAEDFLDINGQPINPHDRIYPEEMIQTGISPIDVMNSIARGQKIPIFSAAGLPHNEIAAQICRQAGLVKKSKAVLDYHEDNFAIVFAAMGVNMETARFFKSDFEQNGTMGNVCLFLNLANDPTIERIITPRLALTTAEFLAYQCEKHVLVILTDMSSYAEALREVSAAREEVPGRRGFPGYMYTDLATIYERAGRVEGRGGSITQIPILTMPNDDITHPIPDLTGFITEGQIYVDRQLHNRQVYPPINVLPSLSRLMKSAIGEGMTRKDHGDVSNQLYACYAIGKDVQAMKAVVGEEALTSEDLLYLEFLQKFEKNFITQGPYENRTVFESLDLGWKLLRIFPKEMLKRIPQSMTDEFYSRQGAQQDPASDTAL